A single Sphingopyxis chilensis DNA region contains:
- a CDS encoding FliH/SctL family protein, with product MSDPAVETGFAPVRLADAMARHGGFRPLSFAPPPSAAPEEPENLDQIDLDDPFALGLAEGQRLAEAAFVAERHQLLALLAGAEALQDEPSEELAQLIATTVERLVRQIVAAAPIDAEWLQAQAETAAALVADADKARTLWVHPDDAALLADCPLTLAIESDPAMIRGTVRLETSTGWIEHGRAVYLEELRAALGESEAA from the coding sequence ATGTCTGATCCCGCCGTCGAAACAGGCTTCGCACCCGTCCGCCTGGCCGATGCGATGGCGCGCCATGGCGGGTTTCGCCCGCTGTCCTTCGCACCCCCGCCGTCGGCCGCGCCCGAGGAGCCCGAAAACCTCGACCAAATCGACCTCGACGACCCCTTCGCGCTCGGTCTCGCCGAAGGCCAGCGCCTCGCCGAAGCGGCCTTCGTCGCCGAACGTCATCAGCTGCTCGCGCTGCTCGCCGGCGCCGAGGCGCTGCAGGACGAGCCCAGCGAAGAACTTGCACAGCTGATCGCGACGACCGTCGAACGCCTCGTCCGCCAGATCGTCGCCGCCGCGCCGATCGACGCCGAATGGCTGCAAGCGCAGGCCGAGACCGCCGCCGCGCTGGTCGCCGACGCCGACAAGGCGCGCACCTTGTGGGTTCACCCCGACGACGCCGCGCTGCTTGCCGATTGTCCGCTTACCCTCGCGATCGAAAGCGACCCGGCGATGATCCGCGGCACCGTCCGCCTCGAAACCTCGACCGGCTGGATCGAACATGGCCGCGCGGTCTATCTTGAGGAATTGCGCGCCGCGCTCGGCGAAAGCGAAGCCGCATGA
- a CDS encoding flagellar basal body-associated FliL family protein — protein sequence MAKDNVEGAPKKKGKFKKLLLIGVAAVALIGAGAGAGIYFGALSAHEAKPEDKYPKLVLRSEDGAEPAAEGEDKEAPPKVGTVSVPNDKFKVDPRKYEITYYPITESFTTNLADGSGFLQIGISLSTFYDGKVINNIKRQAVPIRSVVLMVLAEQDPVLLSTSQGKQRLQRQLTAVINDVLREKEGFGGIDNVYFTSLVIQ from the coding sequence ATGGCCAAGGATAATGTCGAAGGCGCCCCCAAGAAAAAGGGCAAGTTCAAGAAGCTGCTGCTGATCGGCGTCGCTGCGGTCGCGCTGATCGGCGCCGGCGCCGGCGCCGGCATCTATTTCGGCGCGCTGTCGGCGCATGAGGCGAAGCCCGAGGATAAATATCCGAAGCTCGTCCTGCGCAGCGAGGACGGCGCCGAACCCGCCGCCGAGGGCGAGGACAAGGAAGCGCCGCCGAAGGTCGGCACCGTGTCGGTCCCGAACGACAAGTTCAAGGTCGACCCGCGAAAGTATGAGATCACCTACTACCCGATCACCGAGAGCTTCACGACCAATCTCGCCGACGGATCGGGGTTCCTCCAGATCGGTATCAGCCTTTCGACCTTTTATGACGGCAAGGTTATCAATAATATCAAACGGCAGGCGGTGCCTATCCGCTCGGTCGTGCTAATGGTGCTCGCCGAACAGGATCCGGTTTTGCTCTCCACATCGCAGGGGAAACAGCGGCTGCAACGTCAGTTGACCGCCGTGATCAACGATGTGCTGCGCGAGAAGGAAGGTTTCGGGGGTATCGACAATGTCTATTTCACGAGTCTGGTGATCCAGTGA
- a CDS encoding flagellar biosynthetic protein FliO — MLEYILRLLILLPIIGAMAWGSLWLWKRVQMGVPLVGGAAKTRAIEMVDVLPLGPGSKLAVVEFAGQRVLIAVSRNGITRIADDSQGDFHAD, encoded by the coding sequence ATGCTGGAATATATCCTCCGTCTCCTCATCCTGCTGCCGATCATCGGCGCGATGGCATGGGGTAGCCTGTGGCTGTGGAAGCGCGTCCAGATGGGCGTGCCGCTTGTCGGCGGCGCCGCCAAGACGCGCGCGATCGAGATGGTCGACGTGCTCCCGCTCGGCCCCGGATCGAAGCTCGCGGTGGTCGAATTTGCCGGGCAGCGGGTACTGATCGCGGTGTCGCGCAATGGCATTACGCGGATCGCCGACGACAGCCAGGGCGACTTCCATGCCGACTGA
- a CDS encoding FliM/FliN family flagellar motor switch protein, with translation MTTSPKTVKAVRAPAAPAATPADSKESLLLRKAADGYAFPALEGVANQFARSLRDLVRALGAPTIQVERGGGEQMSFADWSASAVPAIFWRYHAPSFKGPILVAAPRTLLLQLVDIFYGGRGQLAAEREELTDAEDRFAARLGRDIGLQLSAAWRGKLALEPELDCVTADPAKLAAVRADDELFVQRFTLRGAPFDGRVILCAYPVAALRGIAGDELLPDTQAHGGADPAWSGALDKALRDVRMPVRSVLARPEISLVKLLSLEVGDIIPLSMPRHVPVTVAGRSFAFGSIGEANGNAAIMIDHIEKGPDND, from the coding sequence GTGACCACCAGTCCGAAAACCGTCAAGGCCGTGAGGGCGCCGGCCGCACCCGCGGCCACGCCCGCTGACAGCAAGGAATCCTTGCTGCTGCGCAAGGCTGCGGATGGTTACGCCTTTCCCGCGCTCGAGGGGGTAGCGAACCAGTTCGCACGCAGCTTGCGCGATCTCGTGCGCGCGCTCGGCGCGCCGACGATCCAGGTCGAGCGCGGCGGCGGCGAGCAGATGAGCTTTGCCGATTGGAGCGCGTCGGCCGTCCCGGCGATCTTCTGGCGCTATCACGCGCCGTCGTTCAAGGGGCCGATCCTGGTCGCCGCTCCGCGGACGCTGCTGCTCCAGCTCGTCGACATCTTCTATGGCGGCCGCGGCCAGCTCGCCGCCGAGCGCGAGGAACTGACCGATGCCGAGGATCGCTTCGCGGCGCGCCTCGGTCGCGACATCGGCTTGCAGCTTTCCGCCGCCTGGCGCGGCAAGCTGGCGCTCGAACCCGAACTCGACTGCGTCACGGCCGATCCGGCGAAGCTCGCCGCGGTCCGCGCCGACGACGAATTGTTTGTCCAGCGCTTCACGCTGCGCGGTGCGCCCTTCGACGGGCGCGTCATCCTGTGCGCCTATCCGGTGGCCGCGCTGCGCGGGATCGCCGGGGACGAGCTGCTTCCCGACACGCAGGCGCATGGCGGCGCCGACCCCGCCTGGTCGGGCGCGCTCGACAAGGCGCTGCGCGACGTGCGCATGCCGGTGCGCTCGGTGCTCGCGCGCCCCGAGATCAGCCTCGTCAAGCTGCTCTCGCTCGAGGTCGGCGACATCATCCCGCTTTCCATGCCGCGCCATGTGCCGGTGACCGTCGCCGGGCGCAGCTTTGCATTCGGCAGCATAGGCGAGGCCAATGGCAACGCCGCGATCATGATCGACCATATCGAAAAAGGACCGGACAATGACTGA
- the fliG gene encoding flagellar motor switch protein FliG, producing the protein MPEVAELDNSPALPAIEGSAAAAILLMLLDESEAATILKQLDPDEVRQLAKAMFDTANASEQQIGQALDRFVTRSRDVSALAIGADTRIRTVINEAVGNVRADNILAAVAPQRSAASLEMLRWMDVDAISGLLASEHPQVGALILSVLVPDVAARAIETLDELLQADLVLRAAMLTSVPAAAIEDLESVLASANVDGQRVAKQAIGGPSDVAKIMKKMPKQLSERTLRSLKKHDRILAQTIEEEMFIFENLRDLDKKSLSAVLRSVDAAQLAIALKGADEDMVDMCLATMSQRAAETIRDEMAEMTMVKRADVDDAQKSVMQIVRQMAAAGEIMIAGGGDDYV; encoded by the coding sequence GTGCCTGAAGTCGCCGAACTGGACAATTCGCCCGCCCTGCCGGCGATCGAAGGGTCGGCCGCCGCCGCGATCCTGTTGATGCTGCTCGACGAAAGCGAAGCTGCAACGATTCTGAAACAGCTCGACCCCGATGAGGTGCGACAGCTGGCGAAGGCGATGTTCGACACCGCCAACGCGAGCGAGCAGCAGATCGGACAGGCGCTCGACCGCTTCGTGACGCGCAGCCGCGACGTCAGCGCGCTCGCAATCGGCGCCGACACGCGCATCCGCACCGTGATCAACGAAGCCGTTGGCAACGTCCGCGCCGATAATATCCTCGCCGCCGTCGCGCCGCAGCGCAGCGCCGCGTCGCTCGAAATGCTGCGCTGGATGGACGTCGATGCGATCAGCGGCCTGCTCGCCAGCGAACATCCGCAGGTCGGCGCGCTGATCCTCTCGGTGCTCGTCCCCGACGTCGCCGCGCGCGCGATCGAAACGCTCGACGAACTGTTGCAAGCCGATCTGGTGCTGCGCGCCGCGATGCTGACCTCGGTCCCCGCCGCCGCGATCGAGGATCTCGAATCAGTGCTCGCGAGCGCCAATGTCGATGGCCAGCGCGTCGCCAAGCAGGCGATCGGCGGCCCGAGCGACGTCGCCAAGATCATGAAGAAGATGCCGAAGCAGCTCAGCGAGCGCACGCTCCGCTCGCTCAAGAAGCACGACCGCATCCTCGCCCAGACGATCGAGGAGGAAATGTTCATCTTCGAAAATCTGCGCGACCTCGACAAGAAGAGCCTCAGCGCCGTGCTGCGTTCGGTTGACGCCGCCCAGCTCGCGATCGCGCTCAAGGGCGCCGACGAGGACATGGTCGACATGTGCCTCGCCACAATGTCGCAGCGCGCCGCAGAAACGATCCGCGACGAAATGGCCGAGATGACGATGGTCAAGCGCGCCGACGTCGATGACGCGCAGAAGAGCGTGATGCAGATCGTGCGCCAGATGGCGGCGGCCGGCGAGATCATGATCGCCGGCGGAGGCGACGATTATGTCTGA
- the fliR gene encoding flagellar biosynthetic protein FliR has product MNPADIPNIEAMLQLWMLGMIRPGAAFIAAPVFGASSVPVQLRLVIALAVGVPAVAASGMTLPAEGIVSVPGFLFIIGEVVIGLAIGFVLQMGLAAALLAGEVISNAMGLGFASMVDPLSGASSSAIGQFLSMMATALFLAADGHLVLIDIVVDSYSALPPGNAFPSWDAIGGLIRFGSLMFAAGLTIAMPVGFVLILVQIIMGVIGRSAPALNLFAVGIPATLLAGIVLLGVATPAMAEAIARILSDALDAARMMAGT; this is encoded by the coding sequence GTGAACCCCGCCGACATCCCGAATATCGAGGCGATGCTCCAGCTGTGGATGCTGGGAATGATCCGCCCCGGCGCCGCGTTCATCGCCGCGCCGGTATTCGGCGCGTCTAGCGTCCCGGTGCAACTGCGGCTGGTGATCGCGCTCGCGGTCGGGGTGCCCGCGGTGGCGGCGTCGGGCATGACGCTGCCGGCCGAAGGCATCGTGTCGGTCCCCGGCTTCTTATTCATCATTGGCGAGGTGGTGATCGGGCTCGCGATCGGCTTTGTCCTCCAGATGGGGCTCGCCGCCGCCTTGCTCGCGGGCGAAGTGATCAGCAACGCGATGGGCCTCGGCTTCGCGTCGATGGTCGATCCCTTGAGCGGCGCGTCGAGTTCGGCGATCGGCCAGTTCCTCTCGATGATGGCCACCGCGCTGTTTCTTGCCGCCGACGGTCACCTCGTGCTGATCGACATCGTCGTCGACAGCTATAGCGCGCTGCCCCCCGGCAACGCCTTTCCGTCCTGGGACGCGATCGGCGGCCTCATCCGTTTCGGCAGCCTGATGTTCGCGGCCGGGCTGACGATCGCGATGCCCGTGGGATTCGTGCTGATCCTCGTCCAGATCATCATGGGTGTCATCGGCCGCTCGGCGCCCGCGCTCAACCTGTTCGCGGTGGGCATCCCTGCGACTTTGCTGGCGGGGATCGTGCTGCTCGGCGTCGCGACCCCTGCGATGGCAGAGGCGATCGCGCGCATCCTTTCCGACGCGCTCGACGCCGCGCGCATGATGGCCGGGACCTGA
- a CDS encoding flagellar hook-length control protein FliK: protein MMSAPALPTPQGAMPAGFATFLANIGQLPEGGGEGGGFDQLLAAAPVAVPPSAHAAATIKIDPAAPSEAVAPQIESPPLKDAVSETPVVKAEPAETGAATLAANLLIALGGSAPVPAPKPGKPVPAETETETETDAAPGTAETADAVPAAPATDLAVVVAAAIPAAATKPAKPAEAPPVRADAEAPEAPLAARPRDVRAPLPMLTSAEPPVAKAVDPTPSMTILFTQPAAQGAAAVAEAAAPVQLAERVLDMDSDGVWIDQLARDIAATKSDSGDISFRLMPRHLGRLDVAMHMGDEGVALKLDTHHEATATIVTAAQGRLVEELRQQGVRVAGAEVTCTPGEAGRQSQGHGQGRAAAPDPAHLIETATERAEPRGEDRAADRRGRFA from the coding sequence ATGATGAGCGCGCCCGCCCTTCCCACGCCGCAGGGCGCGATGCCCGCGGGCTTCGCGACCTTCCTCGCCAATATCGGCCAGCTGCCCGAGGGCGGCGGCGAAGGCGGCGGCTTCGACCAGCTGCTCGCCGCAGCGCCGGTCGCGGTGCCCCCCTCCGCCCATGCGGCCGCGACGATCAAGATCGATCCCGCAGCGCCGTCCGAAGCGGTGGCCCCGCAAATCGAGTCACCGCCGCTCAAGGATGCTGTGAGCGAAACCCCGGTCGTCAAAGCCGAGCCCGCCGAAACCGGCGCCGCGACGCTGGCCGCCAACCTGCTGATCGCGCTGGGCGGCAGCGCCCCCGTTCCGGCGCCCAAGCCCGGCAAACCGGTTCCGGCCGAAACCGAAACCGAAACCGAAACCGACGCCGCGCCCGGCACGGCGGAAACGGCAGACGCTGTCCCCGCCGCCCCCGCAACCGATCTGGCAGTGGTGGTCGCGGCCGCTATCCCGGCCGCCGCCACGAAGCCCGCCAAGCCGGCCGAAGCGCCTCCGGTCCGTGCCGACGCCGAAGCCCCGGAAGCGCCCCTCGCCGCGCGCCCGCGTGATGTCAGGGCGCCGTTACCGATGCTGACCAGCGCGGAACCACCGGTCGCGAAGGCCGTCGATCCCACGCCGTCGATGACGATCCTCTTCACCCAGCCGGCCGCGCAGGGCGCTGCCGCGGTCGCCGAAGCCGCTGCCCCCGTCCAGCTCGCCGAGCGCGTACTCGACATGGATAGCGACGGCGTATGGATCGACCAGCTCGCGCGCGACATCGCGGCGACCAAGTCGGACAGCGGCGACATCAGCTTTCGCCTGATGCCTCGCCACCTCGGCCGCCTCGACGTCGCGATGCACATGGGGGACGAGGGCGTCGCGCTGAAGCTCGACACGCATCACGAAGCGACCGCGACGATCGTTACCGCCGCGCAGGGCCGCCTCGTCGAGGAACTGCGCCAGCAAGGCGTCCGTGTCGCCGGCGCCGAAGTGACCTGCACCCCGGGCGAGGCCGGCCGCCAGTCGCAAGGCCACGGTCAGGGCCGCGCCGCCGCGCCCGACCCGGCGCATCTCATCGAAACCGCCACCGAACGCGCCGAACCGCGCGGCGAAGACCGCGCCGCGGACCGCCGCGGTCGCTTCGCCTGA
- a CDS encoding FliI/YscN family ATPase has translation MTRRLALSAQQLLDPVDLAHASPRRIGTLVSHEGIMLEVSGFPMPLGSNVRIRSADNDYVYGEVVGFRGHRSLVLPFDTNKPLVTGAPVEPHGASSMVAVGKTLLGRIMDAQGNPLDGRPAIKSQFQWPLAGRKVNPLRRGRVTRALNMGVRAINGLLTVGEGQRVAIIAGSGVGKSVLMGQMIAGTECDVIVVGLIGERSREVSDFVETKLPPEVRKKSVVVAVPADHPPLLRLRAAMRATAIAEAFRAEGKKVLLLIDSLTRVAHAQREIGLTLGEPPTMKGYPPSVFALIPSLCERAGIDRETGGSITALYTVLADGGDIDDPVVDSARAIVDGHIILSRALAEQGVYPAIDVARSLSRTMVDSVDPEHAAAAARFRQLWSLYEENRDLMLMGAYVAGADPVLDIAIARHADQLAYVSQPAKAQVDFDISRQTLIEGYSA, from the coding sequence ATGACGCGCCGCCTCGCCCTCTCGGCGCAGCAGTTGCTCGACCCCGTCGACCTCGCGCACGCCAGCCCGCGCCGCATCGGCACCCTCGTCTCGCACGAGGGCATCATGCTCGAAGTATCGGGCTTCCCGATGCCGCTCGGCAGCAACGTCCGGATCCGGTCGGCAGACAATGATTATGTTTATGGCGAGGTCGTCGGCTTTCGCGGCCACCGCAGCCTCGTCCTCCCCTTCGACACCAACAAGCCGCTCGTCACCGGCGCGCCCGTTGAACCGCATGGCGCGTCGAGCATGGTTGCGGTCGGCAAGACATTGCTCGGCCGCATCATGGACGCGCAGGGCAACCCGCTCGACGGCCGTCCGGCGATCAAGTCGCAGTTCCAGTGGCCGCTCGCGGGGCGGAAGGTCAATCCGCTGCGCCGCGGCCGCGTCACCCGCGCGCTCAACATGGGCGTGCGCGCGATCAACGGCCTGCTCACCGTCGGCGAAGGCCAGCGAGTCGCGATCATCGCCGGGTCGGGCGTCGGCAAGTCGGTGCTGATGGGCCAGATGATCGCGGGCACCGAATGCGACGTCATCGTCGTCGGGCTGATCGGCGAGCGCAGCCGCGAGGTCAGCGATTTCGTCGAAACAAAACTGCCCCCCGAGGTCCGCAAGAAGTCGGTCGTCGTCGCGGTTCCCGCCGACCATCCGCCCTTGCTCCGCCTGCGCGCCGCGATGCGCGCGACCGCGATCGCCGAGGCCTTTCGCGCCGAGGGCAAGAAGGTGCTGCTGCTGATCGACAGCCTGACGCGCGTCGCGCATGCGCAGCGCGAGATCGGCCTGACGCTGGGCGAACCGCCGACGATGAAAGGCTATCCGCCGTCGGTCTTCGCGCTCATCCCCTCGCTCTGCGAACGCGCCGGCATCGACCGCGAAACCGGCGGCTCGATCACCGCGCTCTACACCGTGCTCGCCGACGGCGGCGACATCGACGATCCGGTCGTCGACAGCGCGCGCGCGATCGTCGACGGCCATATCATCCTGTCGCGCGCCCTCGCCGAACAGGGGGTTTATCCCGCGATCGACGTCGCGCGCTCGCTGTCGCGCACGATGGTCGATTCGGTCGACCCCGAACATGCCGCCGCCGCGGCGCGCTTTCGCCAGCTCTGGTCGCTCTATGAAGAGAATCGCGACCTGATGCTGATGGGCGCTTACGTCGCCGGCGCCGACCCGGTGCTCGACATCGCGATCGCCCGTCACGCCGATCAGCTCGCCTATGTTTCGCAGCCCGCGAAAGCGCAGGTCGATTTCGACATTTCCCGCCAAACCCTGATTGAAGGATATTCCGCATGA
- the fliP gene encoding flagellar type III secretion system pore protein FliP (The bacterial flagellar biogenesis protein FliP forms a type III secretion system (T3SS)-type pore required for flagellar assembly.), with translation MPTDRRFWLRAAALAGGATLLCAAPAAYAQAADGLSRAVSEIGGDGRPLSLSLQILVLMSLLTVLPSLLLMMTSFTRIIIVLSILRHALGLQQTPPNQVLVGLSLFLSLFVMQPVISEVNRVAIEPYGQEQIDIGEAVSRSGTALHGFMMKQTRKTDLMMFAKIAKAPSYASPKDVPFSILLPAFVTSELKTAFQIGFLIFLPFLVIDLIVASALMSLGMMMLSPTIISMPFKLLLFVLVDGWALTMGSLASSFVS, from the coding sequence ATGCCGACTGATCGCCGTTTCTGGCTGCGCGCCGCGGCGCTCGCAGGCGGCGCCACGCTGCTCTGCGCCGCGCCTGCGGCCTATGCGCAGGCGGCCGATGGCCTCAGCCGCGCGGTGAGCGAGATCGGCGGCGACGGCCGGCCCTTGAGCCTCTCGCTCCAGATTCTCGTCCTGATGAGCCTGCTGACGGTGCTGCCGTCGCTGCTGCTGATGATGACCAGTTTCACGCGTATCATCATCGTGCTGTCGATCCTGCGCCACGCGCTCGGGCTGCAACAGACACCGCCGAACCAGGTGCTCGTTGGTTTGAGCCTGTTCCTTTCGCTGTTCGTGATGCAGCCGGTGATCAGCGAAGTGAACCGCGTCGCGATCGAACCTTATGGCCAAGAACAGATCGACATCGGCGAAGCGGTATCGCGCTCGGGCACCGCGCTCCACGGCTTCATGATGAAACAGACGCGCAAGACCGACCTGATGATGTTCGCCAAGATCGCCAAGGCGCCGAGCTATGCGAGCCCGAAGGACGTGCCCTTCTCGATCCTGCTGCCCGCCTTCGTCACCAGCGAACTCAAGACCGCGTTCCAGATCGGCTTCCTGATCTTCCTGCCCTTCCTCGTCATCGACCTGATCGTCGCGTCGGCGCTGATGTCGCTGGGTATGATGATGCTGTCGCCAACGATCATATCGATGCCCTTCAAATTGCTGCTCTTCGTGCTCGTCGACGGCTGGGCGCTGACGATGGGATCGCTCGCCTCCTCGTTCGTGAGTTAG
- the fliE gene encoding flagellar hook-basal body complex protein FliE, whose product MSTIDPSRLLQMRSSILNQNQALQRAAGRGGIGAAEGTEAAPDFGAAINNALQQVNAQQAKASQISEAYERGDTHDIVSVMIERQKASLGFETTLQVRNKLLSAYRDIMNMPV is encoded by the coding sequence ATGAGCACGATTGACCCGAGCCGGCTGCTGCAAATGCGCAGTTCGATCCTCAATCAGAACCAGGCGCTGCAGCGCGCCGCCGGCCGGGGCGGCATCGGCGCTGCCGAAGGCACCGAGGCAGCACCCGATTTCGGCGCCGCGATCAACAACGCCCTCCAGCAGGTCAACGCGCAGCAGGCGAAGGCGAGCCAGATCAGCGAAGCCTATGAACGCGGCGACACGCACGACATCGTCAGCGTGATGATCGAGCGCCAGAAAGCCTCGCTCGGCTTCGAAACCACCCTGCAGGTGCGCAACAAGCTGCTGTCCGCGTACCGCGACATCATGAACATGCCGGTGTAA
- a CDS encoding flagellar biosynthetic protein FliQ has product METDYFIGVAQQSLWILALASAPLLLPVLVIGVLLGMVQAATSINEQTLTFVPKLIVAAICLAIFGGSILVLLTDFTRELFAQIPALVR; this is encoded by the coding sequence ATGGAGACCGACTATTTCATCGGGGTGGCGCAGCAGTCGCTGTGGATCCTCGCCCTCGCCTCGGCGCCGCTGCTGTTGCCGGTGCTCGTCATCGGCGTGCTGCTCGGCATGGTGCAGGCGGCGACGTCGATCAACGAACAGACGCTGACCTTCGTGCCCAAGCTGATCGTCGCAGCGATCTGCCTCGCGATCTTCGGCGGCAGCATCCTCGTGCTGCTCACCGATTTCACTCGCGAACTGTTCGCGCAGATCCCGGCGCTCGTCCGGTAG
- the fliF gene encoding flagellar basal-body MS-ring/collar protein FliF — protein sequence MAEAQILTPIDDGSANRLAAPVLGGRLAPFTQFVRQPAVQRALPAIAMTSAIGIAALAYFTMQAAPQAQLFAGLDDADKAAVAEALRSQGIAHSIDGSTGALTVDADKLHQARIALAGQGLPKAAPSGDSLIASLPMGSSRAIEGEALRSAREADLSRTIETIDAVKSARVHVAAAEPSLFVRDDKPATASVMLTLQNGRSLSDGQVQAIRFLVASSVPGMNAEQVSVIDQRGALLSDTASGSDMKAFQLQLQVEDRFRRALDTLLGPMLGAGNYTVEVHADVDMSESQATRESFPENDRALTSEQITRSTSGSTAPAVGIPGALSNQPPQATTVTAEGPQPAAPGAPAPGIESNENAARAYEVGREISVTHSPQGKLRRVSVAVALNQGKKALTQADLTKIDSLVKGAIGFDAARGDLVAINQRPFVAVEDTAPPFYDQGWFLPLVKQVGAILAALLAFLFIGRPMIRAAKERAAKRAEQNQALEESLLAATDRPALASGSNHREITLEMIEQAPSYEARANLVRAFVRQDSARAALVVRHLMQEGARA from the coding sequence ATGGCTGAAGCACAAATCCTGACCCCTATCGACGACGGGTCCGCGAACCGCCTCGCCGCCCCCGTCCTGGGCGGCCGCCTCGCACCCTTCACGCAATTCGTCCGCCAGCCGGCGGTGCAACGCGCGCTGCCCGCGATCGCGATGACCTCGGCGATCGGCATCGCCGCGCTCGCCTATTTCACCATGCAGGCCGCGCCGCAGGCGCAGCTGTTCGCCGGGCTCGACGACGCCGACAAGGCGGCGGTCGCCGAGGCGCTGCGGTCGCAGGGCATTGCGCACAGCATCGATGGCTCGACCGGTGCGCTGACCGTCGATGCCGACAAGCTCCACCAGGCGCGCATCGCGCTCGCCGGACAGGGCCTGCCCAAGGCGGCGCCAAGCGGCGACAGCCTGATCGCTTCGCTCCCCATGGGGTCGAGCCGCGCGATCGAGGGCGAGGCGTTGCGCTCGGCGCGCGAGGCCGACCTGTCGCGGACGATCGAGACGATCGACGCGGTGAAGAGCGCGCGCGTCCACGTCGCCGCCGCCGAACCGAGCCTGTTCGTTCGCGACGACAAGCCCGCGACCGCATCGGTGATGCTGACGCTGCAGAACGGCCGCTCGCTCAGCGACGGCCAGGTGCAGGCGATCCGCTTTCTCGTCGCCTCGTCGGTCCCCGGGATGAACGCCGAGCAGGTGTCGGTGATCGACCAGCGCGGCGCGCTGTTGTCCGACACCGCGTCGGGCAGCGACATGAAGGCATTCCAGCTGCAATTGCAGGTCGAGGACCGCTTTCGCCGCGCGCTCGACACGTTGCTCGGCCCGATGCTCGGGGCGGGCAATTACACCGTCGAAGTCCACGCCGACGTCGACATGTCCGAAAGCCAGGCAACGCGCGAAAGCTTCCCCGAGAATGACCGCGCGCTGACCAGCGAACAGATCACCCGCTCGACCAGCGGCAGCACCGCTCCCGCCGTCGGCATCCCCGGCGCGCTGTCGAACCAGCCGCCGCAGGCGACGACGGTCACCGCCGAAGGTCCGCAGCCGGCGGCACCGGGCGCCCCGGCGCCGGGCATCGAAAGCAATGAAAACGCCGCCCGCGCCTATGAGGTCGGCCGCGAGATTTCGGTTACGCACTCGCCGCAGGGCAAGCTACGCCGCGTCTCGGTCGCCGTCGCGCTCAACCAGGGCAAGAAGGCGCTGACGCAGGCCGACCTGACCAAGATCGACAGCCTGGTGAAGGGCGCGATCGGTTTCGACGCGGCGCGCGGCGACCTCGTCGCGATCAACCAGCGCCCGTTCGTGGCGGTCGAAGACACGGCGCCCCCCTTCTACGACCAGGGCTGGTTCCTGCCGCTCGTCAAGCAGGTCGGCGCGATCCTCGCCGCGCTGCTCGCCTTCCTGTTCATCGGCCGCCCGATGATCCGCGCGGCGAAGGAACGCGCCGCCAAGCGCGCCGAACAGAATCAGGCGCTGGAGGAATCGCTGCTCGCCGCGACCGACCGCCCCGCGCTCGCCAGCGGTTCGAATCATCGCGAAATCACGCTCGAGATGATCGAACAGGCGCCAAGCTATGAAGCACGCGCCAACCTCGTCCGCGCCTTCGTCCGCCAGGATTCGGCGCGCGCCGCGCTCGTCGTCCGCCACCTGATGCAGGAGGGCGCCCGTGCCTGA
- the fliN gene encoding flagellar motor switch protein FliN, which produces MTDIAEAPKAGRADRRDKSIAAAPNFDLLAGVSLRVSVEVGSTSMTLSELLALGEGSVIELDRAATDLLDIYANGTLIAKGEIVSIDGRYGIQVAEVVAPARGLEGFERRA; this is translated from the coding sequence ATGACTGATATCGCCGAAGCCCCGAAGGCCGGGCGCGCCGACCGGCGCGACAAGAGCATCGCCGCCGCGCCCAATTTCGACCTGCTCGCCGGCGTCTCGCTGCGCGTGTCGGTCGAGGTCGGGTCGACGTCGATGACACTCTCCGAACTGCTCGCGCTGGGCGAAGGCAGCGTGATCGAGCTCGACCGCGCCGCGACCGACCTGCTCGACATCTACGCCAACGGCACCCTCATCGCGAAGGGCGAGATCGTCAGCATCGATGGCCGCTATGGCATCCAGGTCGCCGAAGTCGTCGCGCCGGCACGCGGGCTCGAAGGTTTCGAGCGGAGAGCCTGA